A section of the Rubritalea squalenifaciens DSM 18772 genome encodes:
- a CDS encoding c-type cytochrome, which translates to MRTISLLIALTSLTLSNAFAADGKTVYATCAACHQAEGQGIPGAFPPLTESEWVNGPVENLIRIQLRGLSGPIKVKGVEYNSVMAPLANQSDEEIAAVLTYIRSHFGNNSGPVSADEVKALRSEVGKPMLTVADLIDPSTVTEETPDTTETSADTESPETSVDAPKDSKKVGSMEHTSSITTGLVIGFLAWAGLCIVPAITGLGRGR; encoded by the coding sequence ATGAGAACGATCAGTCTCCTTATCGCACTTACTTCCCTGACTCTTTCCAACGCATTTGCTGCTGATGGTAAAACCGTATACGCAACTTGTGCAGCATGCCACCAAGCTGAAGGCCAAGGCATCCCCGGAGCATTCCCTCCACTCACTGAGTCAGAGTGGGTTAACGGTCCGGTTGAGAACCTCATTCGTATTCAACTTCGTGGTCTCAGCGGACCAATCAAAGTAAAAGGCGTCGAGTACAACAGTGTAATGGCTCCTCTTGCTAACCAGTCTGACGAAGAAATCGCAGCAGTTCTCACCTATATCCGCAGCCACTTCGGCAACAACTCTGGTCCGGTCTCTGCAGACGAAGTCAAAGCTCTGCGTAGCGAAGTGGGCAAACCTATGCTCACCGTTGCTGACCTCATCGACCCTAGCACCGTAACTGAAGAAACTCCCGACACTACAGAGACATCTGCAGACACCGAGTCCCCTGAAACTTCTGTAGACGCACCAAAGGACAGCAAGAAAGTCGGCTCCATGGAGCACACTTCCTCCATCACCACAGGCCTTGTGATTGGCTTCTTGGCATGGGCTGGTCTCTGCATTGTCCCAGCGATCACTGGTCTTGGCCGAGGCAGATAA